CCGGGAGCAGATTTTGAAAAATCAAAAGTACGATACAAAAAATCAATAACCAGTCTTGGGCTTGGTTATACATATAAATTTTAAAACAGAAAATATTACACTAAAAAACCTGCCCAAAGGCAGGTTTCTTTTATTTATCCTATAAAAATAGGTTTTTTTATTTTTTCTATAATTCTTACTCCGAATTTACCAGTTATTTTTTCCACCATAACAGCAAATTTCAAAGTTCCCATAAGGATTGTATCATAATTTTCTGATTCCGCCAGTATTATCTTAAGCGGGTCTCCTTCTCTATCTATCAAATGATAGTTTTCCCCGAATCTCTCTTTCAGTTCATCTTTTTCATCGACATTTACCCTTAAAACGTCCACTCTTGATTCCCCGAAATTATTATAATAATTAAACAGAGTACGGTTCGCTTTATATCCGCCGTCATCAAGCAGTAAAACTTTATCCAGTTTATAGCTTTCTAATTCCGGCAGAAGAATCATCGGTTTATAATGTACACGTAAAATTTCTTTCAGATACGGTCCTATATTTTCACCTTTGAGTAAAATCAATATGTCATAAGCCTTTAACTTTTCAAGACAAACTTCTACTGTTTCCCCTTCTTCCACAAAGATGTTGGTGAAACTGTCCCCAAGCTGGCTTTTCATCATTTTGAAGTTGTTTTCTTCCAGTTCTTTCCATTCTTCGATTATATAAGTGCTTCCTATGTCAATTCCTATTCCTTCTATAGTAGACGGAAATATTTCATATTTCAGAATATCCTTTACATAAAGGGCATCCAGAACAAAATCCTTGTATTTCTCAGTAAATACCTTCGAAAATTCTTTTATAGCCTTTAGTTCATTCTCGCTGCTTACTACAAATAGTGCTTTTCTCAACATAAGAATCACTCCTTCTATTATTCGATTTCTGGTGTTATTTTTACTGTTGATGCTACTTTTTCATTTTCTCTTACTTTCATTATTCTTACTCCTGATGTAGCTCTTCCTATTACAGATATAGATCCTACCTCTGTTCTTATCAGCGTTCCTTCAGAAGTTATCAGCATAATTTCAGAATTATCATCTACTATTTTTACATCTGTGATTTTTCCTGTTTTAGCATTTTTCTTTAAGTTTGTTATTCCTTTTCCGCCACGTGACTGTAATCTGTAATCTTCCAGCTTCGTTCTCTTTCCATAACCCTCTTCAGCTATAGTCAGTATTGTTTTCTGGCTGATATCTTCCGAAGCATATATTATCGCACCGGCAACGACTACGTCATTTGGTCTCAGAGTAATACCTTTTACTCCTGCTGCAGTTCTTCCCATACTTCTTACATCATGTTCAGAGAATCTTATGGCAAAACCTTCTCTTGTAGCAAGGAATACTTCATCTTTCTGTGTTCCCGAAGTTAATCCTGCATAGATCAGTTCGTCGTCATCTTTTAGTCCTATCGCTTTTATTCCTGCTTTATTTATGCTGGCAAAAAGCTCAAGACTTGTTTTCTTGACAACTCCTTTTCTAGTCAAAAAGAATATATCCTTGTCTTTCTCAAATTCTCTTACTTTTATTATTGTGCTGACTGTTTCGTCTTCCTGAAGCTTTATGATATTGCTTATCAGTCTTCCTCTTGCCTGCTTGCTCGCTTCTGGTATTTCATAAACTTTTATATCATGCACTTTTCCTTTTGTTGTAAAAATCAGTAAAGAATCAAGATTTTTAGCGATATACATATCTTTTATGATATCATCTTCAAGGATATTCGTAGCACTTACTCCTATTCCGCCTCTTTTTTGTGCTCTGTAAACATCTATAGGAGTTCTTTTTACGTAACCTTTATCTGTAAGCGTTACTACTACTTCCTCATCCTTAATCAGATCTTCTATCCCTATTTCTACTCTCGCATCTCTTATTTCTGTTCTTCTAGGGTCAGAAAAATCTTCTTTAATTTTCTTTACTTCTTCTTTTATTATAGCATAAATTTTATCCGGATCGCTTAAAATAGCTTTTAATTCTTCTATTAATAACATTAATTCCTTGTATTCTTCTTCTATTTTTTCTCTTTCCAGACCTGTAAGCCTTTGTAATCTCATATCAAGAATTGCTTTTGCCTGAACTTCCGAAAAAGCAAAACCTGCCATTAATTTTTCCTTGGCTTCATTTCCGTCCTGTGATCCTCTGATAATTTTTATTATTTCGTCAATATTATCCAGAGCTATTTTAAACCCTTCCAATATATGAGCTCTTTTTTCAGCTTTGTCCAGTTCGAATTTAGTTCTTCTCGTAACCACTGAATATCTGTGTTTCAGATAATTCTGAAGAATTTCTTTCAGATTCAGTACTCTTGGCGCATTATCCACCAGTGCAAGGAATATAATACCGAAAGTATTCTGCAGATCAGTATACTTATAAAGGCTGTTCAGGATTAATTCGCTTTCTTCTCCTCTTTTCAGCTCTATTACGACTCTTATACCATCTCTGTCAGATTCATCTCTAAGATCTGATATTCCTGTTAATTTTTTATTTCTTACAAGTTCGGCAATTCTTTCTATAAGTCTCGCCTTATTTACCTGATAAGGAAGCTCGTTAACTATAATTGATTCCTTACCGTTTTTACTTTCTTCTATTTTTATTTTTCCCGCTACTCTTACTTTTCCTCTACCAGTCTTATAAGCTTCGATTATTCCGCTTTTTCCGTTTATTATACCTCCGGTAGGAAAATCAGGTCCTGTTATATGTGTTATCAGTTCTTCTATTGTTATATCAGGATTCTCTATCATTGCTACAATCCCGTCACATACCTCTCCTGCATTATGAGGCGGTATGTTCGTAGCCATACCCACGGCTATTCCTGTTGCACCGTTAAGAAGCAGATTTGGAAGTTTTGCGGGAAGAACTGTTGGTTCGTCCAGACTTTCATCAAAGTTCTTTCTGAAATCAATAGTATTTTTATCTATATCTTCCAGCAGCTCATTTGTAATTTTGGCCATTCTTGCCTCTGTATATCTCATTGCCGCTGCTCCGTCACCATCTATTGAACCATAATTTCCGTGACCGTTTATTAAAAGGTATCTGGTATTGAATTCCTGAGCCAGTCTTACCATTGCACCGTATACTGCCGAATCCCCGTGCGGGTGATATTTACCCAGAACTTCCCCGACGATTCTTGCTGACTTTTTATACGGCTTATCATATGTCATCCCAAGTTCATTCATGGCAAATAAAATTCTTCTGTGAACCGGCTTTAAACCATCTCTTACATCAGGAAGGGCACGGCTTACAATTACGCTCATGGAATAGTCCAGATAAGACGCTTTTATCTCGTCTTCAATATATATCGGCTTCTCCGTTAGAATTTCTGTTTCTTTAATTGACATTGTTCACCTCTTCTTTAGATATCTAAGTTTCTTACATAGTGTGCATGTTCTTCTATAAATTGTCTTCTTGGTTCTACTTTATCTCCCATTAAGACATTAAACATTTTATCTGCATATGTGGCATCTTCCAGTGATACTTTCAGTAAAGTTCTTACCTCAGGATCCATTGTTGTTTCCCACAGCTGTTCCGGATTCATCTCTCCCAGACCTTTATATCTCTGTAATCCGTATCTCTTATTTTCTTCATCCATTACTTTTGTTACACTTTGCAGCTGCTCGTCTGAATACACATACTGTATCTGCTTTCCGGCCTGTATCTTATATAAAGGCGGCTGTGCTATATATATGTGTCCTTCGTTTATCAGTTCTCTTAAGTGTCTGTAAAAGAATGTAAGCATAAGAGTTCTTATATGCGCTCCATCCACATCGGCATCTGTCATTATTATAATCTTATGATATCTTAATTTTTCCAGATCCATTTCATCTCCGAAACCTGCACCAAAAGCTGTTATCATTGCTCTTATCTCTGCATTTTCCAGTGCTTTTCCTATTCCTGCTTTTTCTACGTTTAATATTTTACCTCTCAAAGGAAGTATTGCCTGAAATCTTCTGTCTCTTCCCTGTTTTGCCGATCCGCCTGCCGAATCTCCTTCGACTATGTATATTTCACATTCTGAAGCGTCTTTTGACGAACAGTCTGCCAGTTTCCCCGGAAGTGATCCCACTTCAAGAGAGCTTTTTCTTAATACTAATTCTCTGGCTTTTTTTGCTGCTTCTCTGGCTTTTTTTGACATTAATATTTTTTCTATGATATTTGACGCTTCTTTAGGATGATCTTCCAGATACATCTTAAGCGAACTTCCCACTATTCCTGATACTACCCCTGTTATCTCACTGTTTCCGAGCTTTGTTTTTGTCTGCCCTTCGAACTGAGGCTCAGGTATTTTTATACTCAGGATAGCTACCAGACCTTCTCTTACATCAGAACCCTGAAAAGAACCGTCTTTATCTTTCACCAGTCCTATCTGCTTGGAAATTTCGTTCAGAACTCTGGTAAGCGCTGTTCTGTATCCGCTTACATGTGTTCCGCCTTCATGGGTATTTATGTTATTTACAAATGAGTAGACCATTTCTCTTTGTGAAATAGTATATGTCATGGCTATTTCCACTTCTACCCTTTTGTTATTGTCAAGTATCACGGCATCATCCATATATATGATATCATCTAACACTCTTTCATCATCAGCTATTTCCGCAAGGAAATCCTTTATTCCTCCCTCAAAGTGAAGATCATCGGTTTTAGGTTTATCTTTATTTCTCTCATCACTAAGGATTATTTTCAGCCCTTTGTTCAAATAAGCCATCTCTTTTAATCTTGTGAGCAAAATTTCATAATCATATTCCAATGTTTCAAATATTTCATCATCAGCTTTGAATCTTATTGTAGTTCCGTGAACATCCTCAGGTGCTTCTCCTATCTGCTTGATGTCCTCCACGGCTACTCCTCTGTGGTACTTCTGATACCATATTTTTCCTTCTTTTGTTACAGTAGCCTCCAAAGTCTCAGACAGGGCGTTAACTACCGAAACTCCAACCCCGTGTAGTCCTCCCGAAACTTTATAGTTATCATTATTAAATTTTCCTCCCGCGTGCAGCACTGTTAAAACTACCTCAAGAGTTGATTTTCCCATTTTTTCATGCATTTCTACCGGGATACCTCTCCCGTTATCGATTACCTCTATTATATTATCTTCCAGTACTCTTACTCTTATAGTGTCGCAAAATCCGGCCAAAGCCTCGTCCACACTATTATCCACTATTTCCCAGACTAAATGGTGAAGTCCCTTGGCCGAAGTCGAACCAATGTACATTCCTGGTCTTTTTCTAACGGCCTCGAGACCCTCAAGGACCGTTATACTCTCCGCGTTATAATTGTCGCTCATTTTTTCCTCCGTTCTATATTTCCATACTCTATATTTTATCATGTTTGTGACTTTTTATCAATCAATTGATTTTAAAGTCTTTAGATATATTTAGGTGTAAAACTTTAAATATATTTAAACTCTTTATTTTTTTATATTTTCACTTTAAAAACTCTTTTATTTCCCCTTTGAAATAAAAATAGTCTGTTTTTATCTCTTTTATATTTCTCTCATCGCTTAAATGTATCTCTATTCCTTTTATTTTTTTCAATTCCTTTTGAAAAATTTCATAATTATATTCCAGTGTCTCAAAAATTTCCCTGTCTGCTAAAAACTTTATTACAGTACCATGTACCTCTGCAGGAGCTGTTTCTGTTTGTTTTACATTATCTTCGGGTATTCCTTTTTTATATTTCTGATACCACACTTTGCTGTCTCTTATTACACTAATCTCCAGAGTCTCTGATAAGACATTCACTGAAAGCAGTCCCCCTCTGTATTTTTTTGGGGAAAGCTTATAAATACCATCTGTTAATTCTCCTCTAAAGTATTTTCCGGTAAGAATAATCTCAAGTATTGATTCCTTCTTTGTTTCATGTTTTTCTACAGTTATTCCCCTGCCGTTATCAGACACTTCTATTATACCGCCTTTAAGTAATCTTACGTTTATATTACTGCAAAATCCGGCTAAAGCTTCATTTACACTATTATCAATTAATTCCCAAACCATATTATGAAGACCTTCATACGACACAGAACCGATAAACATCTCCGGCCTTTTTCTGATCCCTTCCCTTACCCCAAGAACAGCTATATTTTTTGTATCATTATTTCTGTCCATTTTCCCTCCGTTTTTATAACTTAAAGATTTTTCAGTTTTTCCATTTCCTCAGCTCTCATTTTCAATGCTCTGTTTGTATAAGAACTTACATATATAAATTCATTGGTCATTATTATTGTTCTCGGTTCTTTTCTGCTCAGGTCTATTACCTTTTTTCTGTATTTTTCCAGATAGTCTCTGTTTTTCTTATTTTTTACAAAGTCAGAATGTTCTATTATAAGGATTATATCTTTCAAAGGTATAAAATTATTATTTTCGATATAAATATACATTATATCCTTCCCCTCAGCTTTAAAAATTTTGTGAGCCTGTTCAAAAGCTCCTCTTTTACTTTATTTATTATAAATATTTCACTTGACCCGGTTCTGTACAATGCGTACTTTTCCGCAGCGCTGCCTGCTTCCTTGAGATT
This genomic stretch from Sebaldella sp. S0638 harbors:
- the gyrA gene encoding DNA gyrase subunit A, which produces MSIKETEILTEKPIYIEDEIKASYLDYSMSVIVSRALPDVRDGLKPVHRRILFAMNELGMTYDKPYKKSARIVGEVLGKYHPHGDSAVYGAMVRLAQEFNTRYLLINGHGNYGSIDGDGAAAMRYTEARMAKITNELLEDIDKNTIDFRKNFDESLDEPTVLPAKLPNLLLNGATGIAVGMATNIPPHNAGEVCDGIVAMIENPDITIEELITHITGPDFPTGGIINGKSGIIEAYKTGRGKVRVAGKIKIEESKNGKESIIVNELPYQVNKARLIERIAELVRNKKLTGISDLRDESDRDGIRVVIELKRGEESELILNSLYKYTDLQNTFGIIFLALVDNAPRVLNLKEILQNYLKHRYSVVTRRTKFELDKAEKRAHILEGFKIALDNIDEIIKIIRGSQDGNEAKEKLMAGFAFSEVQAKAILDMRLQRLTGLEREKIEEEYKELMLLIEELKAILSDPDKIYAIIKEEVKKIKEDFSDPRRTEIRDARVEIGIEDLIKDEEVVVTLTDKGYVKRTPIDVYRAQKRGGIGVSATNILEDDIIKDMYIAKNLDSLLIFTTKGKVHDIKVYEIPEASKQARGRLISNIIKLQEDETVSTIIKVREFEKDKDIFFLTRKGVVKKTSLELFASINKAGIKAIGLKDDDELIYAGLTSGTQKDEVFLATREGFAIRFSEHDVRSMGRTAAGVKGITLRPNDVVVAGAIIYASEDISQKTILTIAEEGYGKRTKLEDYRLQSRGGKGITNLKKNAKTGKITDVKIVDDNSEIMLITSEGTLIRTEVGSISVIGRATSGVRIMKVRENEKVASTVKITPEIE
- a CDS encoding GntR family transcriptional regulator; this encodes MLRKALFVVSSENELKAIKEFSKVFTEKYKDFVLDALYVKDILKYEIFPSTIEGIGIDIGSTYIIEEWKELEENNFKMMKSQLGDSFTNIFVEEGETVEVCLEKLKAYDILILLKGENIGPYLKEILRVHYKPMILLPELESYKLDKVLLLDDGGYKANRTLFNYYNNFGESRVDVLRVNVDEKDELKERFGENYHLIDREGDPLKIILAESENYDTILMGTLKFAVMVEKITGKFGVRIIEKIKKPIFIG
- the gyrB gene encoding DNA topoisomerase (ATP-hydrolyzing) subunit B, whose product is MSDNYNAESITVLEGLEAVRKRPGMYIGSTSAKGLHHLVWEIVDNSVDEALAGFCDTIRVRVLEDNIIEVIDNGRGIPVEMHEKMGKSTLEVVLTVLHAGGKFNNDNYKVSGGLHGVGVSVVNALSETLEATVTKEGKIWYQKYHRGVAVEDIKQIGEAPEDVHGTTIRFKADDEIFETLEYDYEILLTRLKEMAYLNKGLKIILSDERNKDKPKTDDLHFEGGIKDFLAEIADDERVLDDIIYMDDAVILDNNKRVEVEIAMTYTISQREMVYSFVNNINTHEGGTHVSGYRTALTRVLNEISKQIGLVKDKDGSFQGSDVREGLVAILSIKIPEPQFEGQTKTKLGNSEITGVVSGIVGSSLKMYLEDHPKEASNIIEKILMSKKAREAAKKARELVLRKSSLEVGSLPGKLADCSSKDASECEIYIVEGDSAGGSAKQGRDRRFQAILPLRGKILNVEKAGIGKALENAEIRAMITAFGAGFGDEMDLEKLRYHKIIIMTDADVDGAHIRTLMLTFFYRHLRELINEGHIYIAQPPLYKIQAGKQIQYVYSDEQLQSVTKVMDEENKRYGLQRYKGLGEMNPEQLWETTMDPEVRTLLKVSLEDATYADKMFNVLMGDKVEPRRQFIEEHAHYVRNLDI
- a CDS encoding ATP-binding protein, coding for MDRNNDTKNIAVLGVREGIRKRPEMFIGSVSYEGLHNMVWELIDNSVNEALAGFCSNINVRLLKGGIIEVSDNGRGITVEKHETKKESILEIILTGKYFRGELTDGIYKLSPKKYRGGLLSVNVLSETLEISVIRDSKVWYQKYKKGIPEDNVKQTETAPAEVHGTVIKFLADREIFETLEYNYEIFQKELKKIKGIEIHLSDERNIKEIKTDYFYFKGEIKEFLK
- the remB gene encoding extracellular matrix regulator RemB; translated protein: MYIYIENNNFIPLKDIILIIEHSDFVKNKKNRDYLEKYRKKVIDLSRKEPRTIIMTNEFIYVSSYTNRALKMRAEEMEKLKNL